In one window of Deltaproteobacteria bacterium DNA:
- a CDS encoding ArsA family ATPase translates to MMKELLLEKKILIVCGSGGVGKTTLSATLALNAARLGRRAIVLTIDPAKRLANSLGLSQIGHEPQEIEAKVFKGCGISMPGALSAMMLDTKRTFDTIIERYAPNEATKTAILNNPIYHHLSNMVAGSTEYMAMEKLYEVYSKGAYDLLVLDTPPTQHALDFLDAPSKMANLLGDSLFKLLLKPSIFLGKKSFQVLQSGSKKLLRVLDKIVGFEFLQDLSVLFLTTGGMLEGFKERAEEVGKILRQDSTQFLLVATPNRLSIQESKFFLNKIQELELPFENFIFNRVHSPLENAWVAETNQIFNKCDCVTAGKNLMTMYETLAKQDRTLINKMKSELATPCTYTEISQFETDIHGPQGLVKIGNALL, encoded by the coding sequence ATGATGAAAGAACTATTACTAGAAAAAAAAATCCTCATTGTCTGTGGCTCAGGTGGAGTGGGCAAAACAACTCTCTCTGCTACCTTAGCTCTCAACGCGGCTCGCCTCGGGCGACGGGCTATTGTTTTAACTATCGACCCAGCCAAACGTTTGGCTAATTCTTTGGGTTTGAGCCAAATTGGCCATGAGCCTCAAGAGATCGAAGCCAAAGTCTTCAAAGGTTGTGGTATCTCCATGCCAGGGGCCTTGTCGGCCATGATGCTCGACACCAAACGAACCTTTGATACCATCATCGAACGTTACGCCCCGAACGAAGCCACTAAGACAGCCATTCTGAATAACCCCATCTATCACCACCTATCGAACATGGTGGCAGGATCTACTGAATATATGGCCATGGAAAAACTCTACGAGGTTTACTCCAAAGGTGCCTATGACCTTTTAGTATTGGATACTCCACCCACCCAACACGCATTAGATTTTTTAGATGCACCCAGCAAAATGGCAAATTTATTAGGCGATAGTTTATTTAAATTATTACTCAAACCCTCTATCTTTTTAGGAAAAAAATCTTTTCAAGTATTGCAAAGTGGCTCTAAAAAATTATTGCGCGTTCTTGATAAAATTGTAGGATTTGAATTTTTACAAGATCTGTCGGTCTTATTTCTTACCACGGGCGGCATGCTTGAAGGCTTCAAAGAACGGGCCGAAGAAGTAGGGAAAATCTTAAGGCAAGACTCAACTCAATTTCTCTTAGTGGCCACCCCCAATCGCTTAAGTATCCAAGAATCCAAATTCTTTTTAAATAAGATTCAAGAGCTAGAATTGCCCTTTGAAAATTTTATCTTTAACCGAGTTCATTCCCCCTTAGAAAATGCGTGGGTTGCTGAAACGAACCAGATCTTTAACAAATGCGATTGTGTAACCGCCGGCAAAAACTTAATGACCATGTATGAAACCCTAGCCAAACAAGACCGGACTCTTATCAATAAAATGAAATCAGAATTAGCGACCCCCTGCACTTACACCGAGATTAGCCAATTCGAAACCGACATCCACGGCCCCCAGGGCTTAGTCAAAATCGGCAACGCTTTACTTTAA
- a CDS encoding ArsA family ATPase, which yields MSLFNEFLSRRIWFVTGKGGVGKTMLAAALGNFASQFVKVLLVEINSCTHLGNLLGNTQVGYHETPLKKNLSLIQLNPQDCFHEYVLKYVRFETLYKGIFDHRFVRHFMEGTPGLNELLTIGKIWDLAEGEKKYDLVIVDGPATGHSLAMLSVPDTVDHAVRMGPLKNKAHSIVKLIKDPTKMAVWIVTLCEEMPVNETIDLFQELKKINIPIGPILANRMWPNFFIEAESQKLKPFQTDNPILRHYFSRLDLNQTYFDQLKSFFKKHPLVPIPHLWKPETDAQILQQITAYCQEL from the coding sequence ATGTCTCTCTTCAATGAATTTTTATCACGCAGAATCTGGTTTGTTACCGGCAAAGGTGGTGTAGGCAAAACCATGCTTGCTGCCGCCTTGGGGAATTTTGCTAGTCAATTTGTCAAAGTTTTATTGGTTGAAATTAATTCTTGCACCCATTTAGGTAACCTCTTGGGCAACACCCAAGTGGGTTACCATGAAACCCCTCTCAAAAAAAATCTCTCTCTTATTCAACTCAACCCCCAAGATTGCTTTCATGAATACGTTTTAAAATACGTTCGTTTTGAAACCTTATATAAAGGTATATTTGACCACCGTTTTGTAAGACATTTTATGGAAGGTACCCCTGGGCTTAATGAATTATTAACCATTGGGAAAATATGGGATTTAGCAGAAGGAGAAAAAAAATACGATTTAGTCATTGTTGATGGCCCCGCCACCGGCCATAGCCTGGCCATGCTCTCAGTACCCGATACAGTCGACCATGCCGTGCGTATGGGCCCACTTAAAAACAAGGCTCATTCCATCGTTAAATTGATTAAAGACCCTACTAAAATGGCGGTTTGGATTGTCACCTTATGCGAAGAAATGCCCGTTAATGAAACCATCGATCTTTTTCAAGAGTTAAAAAAAATCAACATTCCTATTGGCCCCATTTTAGCTAATCGCATGTGGCCTAATTTTTTTATCGAAGCAGAATCACAAAAATTAAAACCCTTTCAAACCGATAATCCTATTTTACGGCATTATTTTAGTCGGCTAGACTTAAACCAAACTTATTTTGACCAACTAAAAAGCTTTTTTAAAAAACACCCCCTAGTGCCCATTCCTCACCTATGGAAACCTGAAACCGATGCTCAAATCCTTCAACAAATCACCGCTTATTGCCAAGAATTATGA
- a CDS encoding transcriptional regulator, with amino-acid sequence MESKTRVVKRYQNRKLYDTQDSCYVTLDEIGNLVKEGHDVKIIDNKTGDDLTSVTLTQIIFEEEKKKKSLLPLDMLRKIIQNPGQQVVEFVQKSIHQGVHSFSNVKGEAEKVLDKIKEELGDSGSFFKDLFYRTNNVVDELQKKIEEKFRSSQSQSSVGNVKDEIRSLRKKLAHLERKLKDSK; translated from the coding sequence ATGGAAAGCAAAACGCGTGTTGTTAAACGGTATCAAAATCGTAAACTCTACGACACTCAAGATAGTTGCTACGTCACCTTAGATGAAATTGGCAATCTAGTTAAAGAAGGTCACGACGTCAAAATCATCGACAATAAAACCGGCGATGATTTAACCAGCGTCACGCTAACTCAAATCATCTTTGAAGAAGAAAAAAAGAAAAAGAGCCTACTTCCCTTGGATATGCTGCGCAAAATTATTCAAAACCCCGGGCAACAGGTAGTTGAGTTTGTTCAAAAGTCAATCCATCAAGGCGTCCATTCTTTTTCCAATGTCAAGGGTGAGGCTGAAAAGGTGTTAGATAAAATCAAAGAAGAACTAGGCGATAGCGGTTCTTTTTTCAAAGATCTTTTTTATCGCACCAACAATGTGGTTGATGAACTGCAAAAAAAAATCGAAGAAAAGTTTCGGTCTAGTCAATCCCAATCGAGTGTAGGTAATGTCAAAGACGAGATTCGCTCTTTGCGTAAAAAGCTCGCCCATTTAGAACGAAAATTAAAAGATTCTAAATAA
- a CDS encoding protein phosphatase 2C domain-containing protein, producing MVEADSMLASDLNKWLLSHLRLSTPNLLQEDRRYDASIFVKPPEQIPSYILNFFKVDPKTGIPLSGGLKVLLAQVLLHELEEGLRLLRRWGHKDIANQIQEMQGHYHLLTILENLRYHLQGAKGKHTQVEWILMGTKIRHNQMGVIEQKFGPYHVIGVTDLGVRYKSCNQDAMLVMPEQRVVAMADGIGGLAAGETASCVAIDFFEYALSRGHTIGQGFVYANDAILYRSRKLYLDGPTTTMGASFLAARLQEGQVQFAHVGDVKAMVVRQGKLLKATNDHTHGQDLLQSHLVDFVTARDLNHILTRTLGIDHLCAHRDVEITEVALEPGDRILLVTDGVTTNFYDLYFQLDELVELIAQGNPVTTVENIWRQTQRRMKSGVLPHGLRAKPDNFSILLIEYRP from the coding sequence ATGGTCGAGGCTGATTCCATGTTAGCTTCTGATTTAAACAAGTGGTTGTTGTCTCATTTGCGTCTTTCAACTCCCAACTTGTTGCAGGAAGATCGTCGTTATGACGCAAGTATTTTTGTAAAACCTCCCGAACAAATTCCTTCTTATATTCTTAATTTTTTTAAAGTGGATCCCAAAACCGGTATTCCGTTATCCGGGGGGCTCAAAGTACTATTAGCCCAAGTGTTGCTTCATGAATTGGAAGAGGGTTTGAGATTGTTACGCCGTTGGGGGCATAAAGATATCGCCAATCAAATTCAAGAAATGCAGGGGCATTATCATTTGTTAACGATCTTGGAAAATTTGCGCTACCATCTTCAGGGGGCCAAGGGGAAACACACTCAAGTTGAATGGATTTTGATGGGAACCAAAATTCGCCATAATCAGATGGGAGTTATTGAACAAAAGTTTGGCCCCTATCATGTAATAGGGGTGACGGATTTAGGGGTGCGTTATAAATCTTGTAATCAAGATGCCATGTTGGTGATGCCAGAACAAAGGGTGGTTGCCATGGCCGACGGCATTGGTGGGTTGGCTGCAGGCGAGACAGCCTCTTGTGTGGCCATTGATTTTTTTGAATATGCTTTATCTCGGGGGCATACCATTGGGCAAGGTTTTGTTTATGCCAATGATGCCATTCTTTATCGGAGTCGTAAGTTATATTTAGATGGGCCCACTACCACCATGGGGGCATCTTTTTTGGCCGCCAGGTTGCAAGAAGGCCAGGTTCAATTTGCTCACGTGGGTGATGTAAAAGCGATGGTGGTGCGGCAAGGCAAACTACTTAAGGCCACCAACGATCATACCCATGGGCAAGATCTCTTGCAAAGTCATTTGGTAGATTTTGTGACCGCACGAGATCTCAACCATATCCTCACTCGTACCTTGGGAATCGATCACCTATGTGCCCACCGAGATGTGGAGATCACTGAAGTAGCTTTAGAACCGGGGGATAGGATTTTATTGGTCACCGATGGAGTGACCACTAATTTTTATGATTTATATTTTCAATTAGATGAATTGGTAGAATTGATAGCGCAAGGGAATCCTGTTACAACCGTTGAGAACATTTGGAGGCAAACGCAGCGGCGGATGAAGAGTGGGGTGTTGCCGCATGGGTTGCGGGCCAAGCCCGATAATTTTTCCATCCTTTTGATCGAGTACCGGCCTTAG
- a CDS encoding PAS domain-containing protein has product MIASLGIKGFERLLANLNDCVMLLDDHLQILSLNPAAERLFGTSQQAASGKDYRHFFKMLPELVERIQQCWVDELSFTIREVEFELRDLKKILLEVHGALLAGEGVHKVGVILIFRDITSFKQFEEEHRLYDRLTLMGTIAAGLAHEIKNPLSGIRAAAEMILREVHAGELQEFPQMIIKEVDRLDKLIVDLLNFTKPKKKKLVPVNVNKVLNEIITLHGIKWKARGIKIQLEMDPSLPQVWGREDELKQAFLNFLKNAVDAMPQEGEIKIVTKIMTDFLVKEASERLQRMVKVEIIDSGVGIPDEHKKSLFAPFFSTKSKGTGLGLMISQKIIHDCGGQLRIESEAKQGTTVQVFLKSV; this is encoded by the coding sequence ATGATTGCTTCGCTGGGCATTAAAGGGTTTGAAAGGTTGCTGGCCAATCTTAATGATTGTGTCATGTTGCTCGACGATCATTTGCAGATCTTATCGCTCAATCCAGCGGCGGAGCGGTTGTTTGGTACTTCCCAACAGGCGGCTTCAGGTAAAGATTACCGGCATTTTTTTAAAATGCTGCCAGAATTAGTCGAACGGATTCAACAGTGTTGGGTAGATGAATTGAGTTTCACCATCCGTGAAGTTGAATTTGAATTAAGGGATTTAAAAAAAATTTTATTAGAAGTTCATGGGGCTTTGTTGGCTGGAGAAGGGGTGCATAAGGTAGGGGTCATCCTGATTTTTAGAGATATAACCTCGTTTAAACAGTTCGAAGAAGAACATAGGCTTTATGACCGCTTAACTTTAATGGGAACTATTGCCGCAGGTCTTGCCCATGAGATTAAAAATCCTTTGAGTGGGATTCGGGCGGCGGCCGAGATGATTTTGCGAGAAGTGCATGCGGGCGAACTCCAAGAATTTCCTCAAATGATTATTAAAGAAGTCGATCGTTTAGATAAACTCATTGTCGATTTATTAAATTTTACCAAGCCTAAAAAAAAGAAATTAGTACCCGTTAATGTTAACAAGGTGTTGAACGAAATTATTACCTTGCATGGGATAAAATGGAAAGCTCGTGGCATTAAAATTCAATTGGAAATGGACCCCAGCCTCCCCCAAGTATGGGGGCGTGAAGATGAGTTAAAACAGGCCTTCCTTAATTTTTTAAAGAATGCGGTCGATGCTATGCCCCAAGAAGGCGAAATTAAAATTGTTACCAAAATCATGACGGATTTTTTAGTGAAGGAAGCCAGCGAACGATTGCAACGCATGGTTAAGGTGGAGATTATTGATTCGGGGGTAGGCATCCCTGATGAACATAAAAAATCGCTCTTTGCGCCTTTTTTCTCTACTAAATCCAAAGGTACGGGATTGGGGCTTATGATCTCGCAAAAGATTATTCATGATTGTGGAGGGCAATTGCGTATTGAAAGCGAAGCAAAGCAAGGCACAACGGTGCAAGTTTTTCTAAAGAGCGTTTAG
- a CDS encoding sigma-54-dependent Fis family transcriptional regulator, giving the protein MARLLIIEDELSLRTILKKLFHKKGYEVEAASDGELALRKLEQQDFDVVILDINLPSVSGLDLMQTIRQTKPKISFIVMTAQDTMKNAVEAMKRGAFDYLTKPFDLEELETLVEKALKSKQASLETVGLKNNLGNLDPETKIIGQSKPIKDIYKMIGRVSNNDVSVLIFGESGTGKELIAKSIHQNSARAKGPFVAVNCAAIPKDLLESELFGYVKGAFTGAHEDRMGYFERANGGTVFLDEIGDMPLVLQAKLLRVLQEREIQRLGQEDPRPIDVRVISATHQDLEKKVADKSFREDLYFRLNVIPIYVPPLRDRKEDISILANYFLKRLAQEHGGAYKKCTEGSLKLLENYRWPGNIRELENVLKRAAILSSNDTLDVADFAPFLGVDNRGNVYKDFEQMHLEELIENKIQKFLDRFEELDVEDLYQTIITMAERPLIKLVLNKLNGNQIRTAKVLGINRNTLRKKIRELQIMVKDNL; this is encoded by the coding sequence ATGGCAAGATTATTAATCATCGAAGATGAATTGAGTTTGCGTACGATTTTAAAAAAATTGTTTCACAAAAAAGGCTACGAAGTAGAGGCGGCTAGTGATGGTGAGTTGGCCTTGCGTAAATTAGAGCAACAAGATTTTGATGTGGTTATTCTCGATATTAATCTGCCATCTGTTTCAGGGTTAGATTTGATGCAAACAATTCGTCAAACCAAACCTAAGATTAGTTTTATTGTCATGACCGCTCAAGATACTATGAAGAATGCTGTAGAAGCCATGAAGCGAGGGGCCTTTGATTATTTAACCAAACCCTTTGATTTGGAAGAATTGGAAACCTTGGTTGAGAAGGCTTTAAAATCTAAGCAAGCCAGCCTTGAGACGGTTGGTTTAAAAAATAATCTTGGAAATTTAGACCCCGAGACTAAGATCATCGGCCAGTCCAAGCCCATCAAAGATATTTATAAAATGATTGGCCGCGTCTCTAATAATGATGTCAGCGTGCTGATCTTTGGAGAATCGGGAACAGGCAAAGAACTCATTGCTAAATCAATTCATCAAAATAGTGCGAGAGCCAAGGGGCCCTTCGTAGCCGTGAATTGTGCAGCTATTCCGAAAGATTTGTTAGAAAGTGAGTTGTTTGGTTATGTGAAGGGTGCCTTTACTGGTGCTCATGAAGATCGCATGGGTTATTTTGAGCGTGCCAATGGCGGGACGGTGTTTTTAGATGAAATTGGGGACATGCCTTTAGTCTTACAGGCTAAATTATTACGGGTATTACAAGAAAGAGAAATTCAGCGATTAGGCCAAGAAGATCCACGCCCTATTGATGTGCGGGTTATTTCGGCAACCCATCAAGATTTAGAAAAAAAGGTAGCGGACAAATCTTTTCGTGAAGATTTGTATTTTCGTTTAAATGTAATCCCGATCTATGTGCCACCTTTGCGAGACAGGAAAGAAGATATTTCAATTTTAGCTAATTATTTTCTAAAAAGATTAGCCCAAGAACATGGAGGTGCTTATAAAAAGTGTACGGAGGGCAGTCTTAAATTGCTCGAAAATTATCGTTGGCCAGGTAATATTAGAGAATTAGAAAATGTATTAAAACGTGCGGCTATTTTGTCTAGCAATGACACCTTAGATGTTGCGGATTTTGCCCCATTCTTGGGGGTCGACAATCGAGGTAATGTTTATAAAGATTTTGAGCAAATGCATTTAGAAGAACTAATCGAAAACAAAATCCAAAAATTTTTAGATCGATTTGAAGAATTGGATGTGGAAGATCTTTACCAGACGATCATTACCATGGCTGAGCGGCCTTTAATTAAATTAGTGCTTAATAAATTAAATGGTAATCAAATTCGAACCGCGAAAGTATTAGGCATTAACCGCAATACGCTTAGGAAAAAAATCCGGGAATTGCAAATTATGGTGAAAGATAATCTATGA
- a CDS encoding ZIP family metal transporter: protein MNFESVVNFSVFIRDLSLFTLVIGFAILIGGILPALRHYKRERFPIFLSFSAGLMLGSSFLHLIPGSIHLVGETASFAVLAGFVFLFVVEKFVTVHICESLSLDCEVHKIGIAAFIGLALHSLIDGFALGSGLLSVSLGLVVFIAVFAHKTPEAFSLTSILLHSQFSRIKVVASNILLWAMVPIGALLAFFVVGGINESYYLGLALGFAAGTFLEICLTDLIPEIHRLSSSRWQTFLSFMGGIGIMWVVHKISIH, encoded by the coding sequence ATGAATTTTGAATCAGTAGTCAATTTCTCCGTGTTTATTCGGGATTTATCACTTTTTACCTTAGTGATTGGCTTTGCTATTTTAATAGGGGGGATTTTGCCAGCCCTCCGCCATTACAAACGAGAGCGTTTCCCCATTTTCTTAAGTTTTTCAGCCGGGCTGATGCTGGGTTCTTCTTTCTTGCATCTTATTCCAGGTTCGATTCATTTAGTGGGTGAGACTGCAAGTTTTGCAGTATTGGCCGGGTTTGTTTTTTTGTTTGTGGTCGAAAAATTTGTTACGGTTCATATTTGTGAAAGCTTGTCGCTTGATTGCGAAGTCCATAAAATTGGTATTGCAGCTTTTATAGGCTTGGCGCTTCATTCTTTAATTGATGGCTTTGCCTTGGGTAGTGGATTGCTCAGTGTTAGTTTAGGCTTAGTAGTTTTTATTGCGGTGTTTGCCCATAAGACCCCCGAGGCCTTTAGTTTAACTTCGATTTTATTGCATAGTCAATTTAGTCGCATTAAGGTGGTTGCTTCAAATATTTTATTATGGGCCATGGTGCCAATAGGCGCCTTGTTGGCTTTCTTTGTGGTGGGGGGGATCAACGAGAGTTACTACTTAGGCTTAGCGCTAGGTTTTGCAGCCGGCACCTTTTTAGAAATTTGCTTAACCGATTTGATCCCTGAAATTCATCGCCTTTCCAGTTCACGCTGGCAGACTTTTTTGAGCTTTATGGGGGGGATTGGGATTATGTGGGTGGTGCACAAAATTTCAATTCATTGA
- the thiE gene encoding thiamine phosphate synthase produces MQKKVIHGLYAIFDPRFSVEQDPVKVCRAILKGGGKILQLRIKAGYTAHEISTIAKAIVALKQEFEFTFIVNDYFDLALEVGADGVHMGVDDGSIPQVRQKIGHEKIIGYSSHSLEEALQAQKLGADYVAMGAVYPTATKGLGHPVCGLEVLKTLVQQLSVPLVAIGGINQKKLPAVLATGVAAVAMITEILGAKNIEARVRELIKIISARETF; encoded by the coding sequence ATGCAAAAAAAAGTTATTCATGGGTTATATGCGATTTTTGATCCGCGGTTTAGTGTGGAGCAAGATCCGGTTAAGGTTTGCCGGGCTATATTAAAAGGTGGGGGGAAGATCCTGCAACTGCGCATCAAAGCAGGCTATACTGCCCACGAAATTTCTACGATTGCCAAGGCTATCGTAGCTTTGAAGCAAGAGTTTGAATTTACGTTTATTGTGAATGATTATTTTGACCTTGCTTTGGAAGTGGGGGCCGATGGGGTGCACATGGGGGTTGATGATGGGAGTATTCCACAAGTGCGACAAAAAATAGGGCATGAAAAAATCATTGGTTATTCTTCTCATAGCCTTGAAGAAGCATTACAAGCGCAAAAGCTAGGGGCTGATTATGTAGCCATGGGCGCGGTTTATCCAACTGCTACGAAGGGTCTTGGCCACCCGGTTTGTGGGTTAGAGGTTTTAAAAACATTAGTGCAACAATTATCGGTGCCACTGGTGGCCATTGGTGGAATTAATCAAAAAAAATTACCAGCGGTATTAGCAACGGGCGTTGCTGCTGTGGCGATGATTACCGAGATCCTAGGAGCAAAAAATATTGAAGCTAGAGTTCGTGAATTAATTAAAATCATTTCGGCCAGAGAAACCTTTTGA
- a CDS encoding bifunctional hydroxymethylpyrimidine kinase/phosphomethylpyrimidine kinase, protein MKKNKKRVVLTIGGFDPSGGAGVLADFQVLQKLKVPSVHAITANTYQVAAKFLSYRAVSAKELSEQLKALLGAYEPVVVKIGMLGSVKLVDVLLKFVRACHPRIVIWDPIWRASAGPYLIDVKNFSPELKKLLLVVNLWIPNLPEAKWILGKNFPKEENPILIAKLLYPILSPQKSLQKAVILKGGHLPGEPIDVLYDGEKIYQSGGKRLKGKFHGSGCRFASSLAGHLFLDESLFQAVKLSKNLFTSKN, encoded by the coding sequence ATGAAAAAAAACAAAAAACGAGTGGTCTTAACAATCGGTGGATTTGACCCCAGTGGCGGGGCAGGGGTGTTGGCCGATTTTCAAGTGTTACAAAAACTAAAAGTTCCTTCGGTTCATGCCATTACGGCCAATACTTACCAAGTGGCAGCGAAATTTTTAAGTTATCGCGCGGTGAGTGCAAAAGAACTTTCTGAGCAGCTAAAAGCTTTGCTTGGTGCGTATGAACCCGTCGTGGTTAAAATAGGCATGCTCGGTTCTGTGAAATTAGTTGATGTTTTGCTAAAATTCGTTCGCGCTTGTCACCCTAGGATTGTAATTTGGGATCCCATTTGGAGGGCAAGTGCAGGCCCTTATTTAATTGATGTTAAAAACTTTTCACCTGAACTCAAAAAATTGTTGTTGGTCGTGAACCTATGGATCCCTAATTTGCCCGAAGCAAAATGGATTTTAGGTAAAAATTTCCCCAAAGAAGAAAACCCCATTTTGATTGCAAAATTATTATACCCCATCTTATCTCCCCAAAAATCTCTACAGAAAGCCGTGATATTAAAAGGTGGGCATTTGCCAGGTGAACCCATTGATGTTTTGTATGACGGAGAAAAAATTTACCAATCTGGGGGCAAAAGACTGAAGGGAAAATTTCACGGCAGTGGCTGTCGTTTTGCAAGCAGCCTAGCAGGGCATTTGTTTTTAGATGAGTCTTTATTTCAGGCAGTGAAGTTATCTAAAAATTTGTTTACTTCAAAAAATTAG
- a CDS encoding ATP-binding protein, with translation MSSYRYLSHYLQTHPQDLAKMVLVAGPRQVGKTTLVKRLPKLLGYRHSCYLNWDIPEDRKILKSPDLHFFRELAANQSTPTLILLDEIHKNPRWKKFLKGLYDALHEQLHIVVTGSARLDTYRRGGDSLMGRYWLFHLFPLTIAEVNKNSQFKLPNPINHQVKKENYQVYHQLFQQGGFPEPLFKLNATQHARWSHLRKETLVKEDLRDLSRIQELEGIHTLMELLPNKVGSPLSLQSLLEDLEISHPTLKNWLRWLRHLYYYFSIPVYSKKLIRSLKKEQKIYLYDWANINDPGVRFENLVALHLYKAVTVYREMLGAPLELYYLRDKEKREVDFLVLKAKTPWLMIESKLNNESNPKQLKYYSERLKPEHAILLYHQSTKPEWKYYHNMKYWQTDAATFFAQWL, from the coding sequence ATGAGTTCTTACCGCTATTTATCTCACTATCTGCAGACTCATCCGCAAGATTTGGCAAAAATGGTACTAGTGGCCGGCCCTAGACAAGTTGGCAAAACTACTCTAGTGAAAAGGCTCCCTAAGCTTTTAGGCTATCGTCATTCGTGCTATCTAAACTGGGATATTCCAGAAGATAGAAAAATCCTTAAATCTCCTGATCTACATTTTTTCAGAGAACTCGCAGCTAACCAATCCACCCCCACGCTCATCCTGCTTGACGAAATTCACAAAAATCCTCGCTGGAAAAAATTCTTAAAGGGCCTTTACGATGCCCTCCACGAACAGCTCCATATCGTTGTTACAGGATCAGCAAGACTCGACACCTATCGTCGTGGTGGAGACAGTCTTATGGGGAGATATTGGTTGTTTCACCTCTTTCCACTAACAATTGCAGAAGTTAACAAAAACTCTCAATTCAAATTACCTAATCCTATTAACCATCAAGTAAAAAAAGAGAATTACCAGGTTTATCATCAATTATTTCAGCAGGGAGGATTTCCTGAGCCCCTATTTAAATTAAATGCCACCCAACATGCTCGATGGTCTCATTTACGCAAAGAAACTTTGGTTAAAGAGGACTTGCGCGATTTAAGTCGCATTCAAGAATTAGAGGGCATCCACACATTAATGGAATTATTACCCAACAAAGTGGGTTCCCCTTTATCCTTGCAATCTTTACTCGAAGATCTCGAGATTTCTCATCCCACTCTTAAAAATTGGCTGCGCTGGCTTAGGCATCTTTACTATTATTTTAGTATCCCTGTTTATTCAAAGAAATTGATTCGCTCTTTGAAAAAGGAGCAAAAAATTTACCTTTATGACTGGGCCAATATTAATGACCCCGGAGTTCGATTTGAAAATTTAGTGGCTCTCCATTTATACAAGGCAGTTACCGTTTATCGTGAAATGCTGGGCGCTCCTTTAGAACTTTATTATCTACGAGATAAGGAGAAACGCGAAGTCGATTTTTTGGTTTTAAAAGCTAAAACACCTTGGCTGATGATTGAAAGTAAACTGAATAACGAATCTAATCCAAAACAATTAAAATATTACAGTGAAAGGCTTAAACCCGAGCACGCTATCCTCTTGTACCATCAATCAACCAAGCCGGAATGGAAATATTATCATAACATGAAATACTGGCAAACCGATGCTGCAACCTTTTTTGCGCAGTGGTTATAA